TTAGATTGTAACCAAATTCAAATAATCCCAGTAAGTTTTTGCAAATTATTTAAACTTGAATATATTGATCTATCAGAAAATGAAATAACAGAAATTCCAGAAAGTTTTGTTAAGATTGTAGGATTAACCAAAATCGATTTATTTGGAAATCCAATTGAAGAAATTATTTCTAAATCTGAACAATTTTTATCGAGAGAAAAAGATACGGTATTTACCAATACCACAAATGCTCCTAGCGATGTGGATGGATGGGTCAGCATAAAATATTATCGGCACGGACTTTATATGAAGGAATTTCTGCCATTAGGAAATGGAAAGCATCCAACTCTACAAGATGTATTACAAAACCTCAAAAAAAGGGGAATTAAACGTCCGCCAGAGGAGACCATTCAAAGTTTCCTACTTTCTAAATTAACTGAATACAAACGCTTAGGCGACTCTAAATTGAAACCATTTGCAGAAGCCAGAGTGATAGTAGATTTTGCAGAAATTGATAAAAAGATATATGTTTCATTTCTTCCCCCAAAAACACGGGGACGTGATTTAGAAGTAATTGATGTCGTTTATGAAATCAAAAAAGAAGTAGGTGATGTCCTTTATGAACTCAAAAAAGAAGGAATTGATTATGAAATAAATGAAGAAGTAATTAGAGAAGCTCTAGAACTAGAAAAATACAATAATCCAATTGCAATTGCAATTGCAATTGTAAAAGAAAAAGAAAAAATAACGTACGCCATCGCCAATACTCATAACTTCATTAAAGCGGGTAACTTTCAAAATGCGCTTGATTCAATAAATGAAGCAATCGAACTAGGTCTGAAACTTCCAGTTACTTATTACAACAGAGGTTACATTCAGTTTCAACTGAAGAATTGGGTTGGGGCAATTCAGGATTATTCGGAAGCAATAAAACTGAATCCACTAGATGCAGAAAATTACAACGCAAAAGGTAGAGCGCTGTTTGAAATAGGAAAATTGGAAGAAGCGTTAGAAGATTTCTCTAAAGCGATTGTGATGAATCAAAATTATGAAGATGCATATTATAACAGAGGTGTATGCTATCGTTTCTTGGATAAGTTAGATAAGGCTATAGCTGATTTTGCGAAGGCTATACTTTTAAATGGAAGGAATTCTAATTCTTATTTTCAGATGGGAATGGTTTACGAAGATTTAGATGATACGGAGAAGGCTATCGCTAATTATGCTCAGGCACTTGCAATAACTCCGAACGATGTAGATGTCTTGCTACAAAAGGCAAATCTGGAGTTTTCGATAAGAAATTATTCGCAAACAATTCAAACTTGCTCGCAGGTAGTGAAATTTCAACCTGAGAATAAGCAAGCGTATCTCCTAAGGGCTTTAGCCAAAACAAAATCTGGCGACCTATTAGGTGCGTTGGAAGATTCAACCAAAGGAGAATAATTATGGAAATGGAAGAAAGCTATCAATCCGGTTTACAAGCAAAGGATAACGGGAATTATACCGATGCAATTAAATTATTCTCTCAGGCTATAAAAAGTGGACTGCAAAAAGAAGATGTGTTTTTTCAACGGGCTTATTGTTGTTCCCTAATTCATAAATACGATTTGGCTATACGGGATCTGGATTTACTCATTCAAAGAACAGAAAATTATCTGTATTATTACAATCGTGGTTTGAATTATCTCAAATTAAATTTTCTAGAAAAGAGTATTGCCGATTTTACTAAAAGCATTTCCCTTAATCCTGATTATGAGAGTTCTTTTTACAATAGAAGTTTGGTTTATTTTAGAATGAATGATTTTCTTCAATGTATAGAAGATTGTAATACTACTATCAACCTAAATCAGAAACACTCACGCGCTTTTTATAAACGAGGGCAGGCAAAAATTAAAACCGGTGACAGAGCTGATGCTTTGCGAGATTTGAATCAATGTCTGTTGATCCAACCTGATTTTTCAGATGCTTTGAAAGAGAGAGCGGTACTTCTTGTAGAGTCAGGAAATTCAGAAGCCGCAATAACAGATTTAAACGAAGCATTAAAATATAATCCAAATGATATTTCCTCGAAAGAAAAAATTAGAGTTTTACAAGAGACTTCTACATCCTTTCATGCAGAAGAAAAAGACGATTCAATCAATCCTGCTTTTGCTTTTCATATTAGAGGTCTTGCAAAAATTTCTGTTGGTGATTATGAAGGAGCTTTAGAGGATTATAACAAAGCAATCCGAATTGATCCAAAGAATTCCCAGTTCTATTATTACCGATCTCTTGCAAAATACGGAAGGTCAGATCAAGCTGGAGCGTTAGACGATAGAAAAGGAGCATTTGAAGATCAGGAAAAAGCATTGAAACTCAATCCTGAAGATTCTAAGGCTATTCTCTATAAGGCGATCATTGAAGCAAATATTCGTAAGAACAGTGACTTTGTAATTCCTTCCAATCAAAAGAAGCTTCCTTGGATCGAATACTATGGAGTATGCACACCAGCAGAAACTTTGTCAGGTGACTTTTTCTTTATTTACTCGGATGAATCAAATCCCAATTCCATTTCTGTGACCATTGGAGATGTGCAAGGTAAAGGGGCTAAGAGTGCAATGTTCATGTCTATCGCATTACAGTTACTGGATGAAACTCGAAAAAAAATATCAGAGCCAGAAACTATTCTAAAACAAATAAATGATATACTCGTTGAAAAAACAGGCGGGTTAAATCGTAGAGCAAAGAATAAGTCTCTCTTTATTACTGCGGCGTATGCATCTATCGAAAATAATTCAAAGTGTAATTTACAGTATTCCATTGCTGGTCATACTACGCCTATCATTTTGCGTAACGGTGATTTTATTCCTGAAGCGAATCTTTTGATTAAAGAGAAAATGTCTCTTAATATTATTAAAGATTTTTCATATACTTCCAAATCTTTTGCTTTAGAGTCAGGTGACTTGTTAATCTTTTATAGTGATGGGATGATTGAGCAAAGTAATTCTGAAACTAATAAAAGCTTCGGAATTGATGGATTAAAAAATCTTATTCTGAAAAATCAAGATAAACCTTTAGACCAATTGTACCAAAGCTTAATTGCAGCTATTAAACAGTTTTCGAATAAAAAATTGCCGGAAGACGATATAACATTTGTAGGAATTCGTTTGAAATAGCTTTTTAAATGGATTAAGAATAAATTTAAAAGTTTATTGACTAAAAATATTTCAATTGAGAATATTAGAGAATTCTAAGAACAGGATGTGATGTATGAAAAAAATAATATTTTATTTCCTTTTTATTTTGATTACTTTATTTCTGAATAATTGCAAAAGCTATAATCGTGCCTATGATGAGAATATAAAGGAGAGAGAAGAGCACGAAAGAAACTCTTATCCAAGTTGCATGTATTGGAACACGTTTACGCCTTACAACGGAAGTTCCGGCGATAGTGGGCAAAAGTCAGCTAACTGATATTAGCTTTATTTTGAAGTATAAAAAAATAGAATTCGAATAGATTTCTAAGATTGAGAGGAATTAATTTTGATAAATAGCGAAATAGCAATACAGAAAAAATCTCGATTCACAGCATTTGAATATCTTATCGGATTTCTTGTAATACTTTCTATTTTAGTAATGTCAGTAACAGCATTTACATACTCTAAAAACACCGATGTAATTCTTTCTCTTACGGAAGATTTAATTGACCAAATTAATAATCGTGTTATTCAAAAAACAACTAACTATCTCTTTACTGCCGTCGATATGACTGAACTTTCTTCTAAAGTAGCGGGAGAAGGTAAAACTTCTCTGATTGATAATCCAAGTCTAAATTCTGTTATGATTAACGTATTAATTCTTCATCCACAGCTTACCATGTTTAATATTGCAAATGAGCGTGGCGATTTTCTCATGCAAAAAAGAATGGCCGATGGTACAATTGGGACAAAGATAATTGATAGGTCAGGAAGAAAGCCCAAGGTAACATGGAAGTATAGGGACCAGTTAGGGATGGTTATCAAAGAAGAAAATATTCAAGAAGATATTGATCCAAGAAAATATCCTTGGTATATCGGAGCTAAAGAAAAACAAGGGCTCTATTGGAGTGATGTTTATATCTTTAATACAGGTAAAATTCCTGGAATCACTGCCTCAGCTCCGGTTCGGGGTAATAATGGAAAATTAATGGGAATTTTCGGATTAGATATTCCTCTTATTGAGATTTCTAATTTCTTAGAAGAATTGGGAAAAGAAATAGAAGGTAAGAAATCTGGGAAAACAGCAATTGCGTTCATTGTAAATAGCAAAGGCGACCTTGTGGCTTATCCAGATATTACTCAATCGATGATTAAAGATGGAGAAGATAAATTTCGTTCCAGAAAAGTTTCGGAGCTGGAATTAAATCCGCCTATCGTCCAAGAATCATACAAGTACTATTCCGAAACAAAAGTTGGAAAATTTACTTTTGAATTGGAAGGCAAAGGATACATTGCCTCTTACAGACCTTTCCCAGATACATTTGAAAAAGATTGGACGATTGGTCTCGTGGTTCCCGAAGACGATTATATTGGAGCAATCAAAGAAAGCAATAATTTAATGCTTACTGTATCTGTTTTGATTAGCCTTAGTGGTCTATTTGTAGTTGTATTTCTTTTACGAATAAAAAAGCGTTTAGATAAAAATAATATTTTAATCAACACACAGAAAGATCAATTAGAAGTAAAAAATTCTTATATTCAAAAAGAATTAGATATGGGTCATCAAGTTCAATCCTTTTTAATTCCACCGACAGAATTAGATTTGGGTTGGGTTCAAGTTTCAGGCATATGCTATAATTCACTAGACTTAGGTGGAGATTTTTTCAGAATCTATAAAAAGTCAGAAGATAGTTTTTCAGCTACTCTCGGTGATGTTTCAGGAAAAGGAGTGGGCAGCGCATTGATAACAACGGCGGCAGTCTCTTTATTCAACCAAGCATTTGCAAAAAATATTTCTGTTTCGGATGTTATTGGGGAAGTGAATTCAAATTTAAGCTCCATGTTAGAAATGAAACGACGTTCAAAACTAAAATTCTTTGTAACCTCTGCTTTTTTTTCCATAATTCGAAAAAAAAATAAAATGGAAATGCAAATTTGTAACGCAGGTCATCTTCCAATAATCATATACCGAGATAATGAGTTTATTCAATTTCATGAAAATAGTTTAGCTCTTGGAATAATGAAAGATTCTGAGTATAATGCAAAAAGTTTAGAATTGAAAGTTGGAGATTTGCTCATTATTTATTCCGATGGGGCAATCGAACAGGTCAACCCGAACAACGAACAGTTTGGTATTGAAAGATTACAGTCTCTAATCTCGGATAATTCTCAATTGCCACCCAAAGATTTGACTGAAAAGATATATAGCGAAGTTAGCAAATATGCTAACGGAGAAGCACAGAGCGATGATTTAACATTAGTGGTTGTGAAAATTCAGACTTGATTTTGTTTTAGTTTTTATGAAAGTTGAGTTTAAAAATGGAGAAGTAAAATTGTAAAAATTCTCTCATCTATTTCAACATAACTGAATCTAGAAACAATTTCGATTTACCTGACTGCTACTTTTTGCTTTTCAAAGAATTTAATGGCTTCCTTACTCTGAATCGCCGCAATAAATAGCTTATCTGATCCAACCAAAGAAAGAATATGGCTTATTTCTGTTACCCGCTTACCGTAGACTAAATTAAATCCTTTTCTAGTTTCTTGCATTAGCTTTCCAAAATCAGTTGCTGGGATATAAATGCCATTAGCCGTTGCAAGTTGACCAGAAAGTTCAATTAATTGGATGAAACAAACTTTTATATCGGAATCAATTTTTCCGAACCTGATTTCATTCGTAGTGACTTGAAACGACATTTCTGTATTTAATTCATCTAACTCTAAAGTAAATTCTAAAAGATTTAGATTACAGTCATATTTTAATTCGAGTAATTCAGAATCACCACTTTTGCCAATTATTTCATCTATAGTAATCATAATTTGAAATATTCCTTAAACTCTTTCCAAAGTCCAGAATTTTGAATCTTATCCTTTAAAAAAAGATGACCTGTGCAATCACCTACGTCAAAATTTATATGCGGGAATTTCGATTTGCCCAAGCCGACATACCAGTCAAAATGGTTCCAGTAAATAGAACCGCCGTTTTCGTTTATCCAGCCTTGCATTTGCCCATTAACTGGAGTATACTTATTCCTTGTCTTGTGTCCAATCAAAATTCTACCCCAATTTAGAGCCGCGCTTTTATCAGGAAATAGGAATTCACGTTTAAAGCAATCCACTTTTTGCTGATTTTCTTCTAGAAATCTTCCTCCGAGCTTTACTAACTTCTCGCAATGATCGAAGTAAATTTGTTTAACCGAATTTAAAAGCTTGCAGTAATCAGAGATTTCTTGGTCTGTGAGTTTATCACCTGCATCAATTTTGTTTTCTAGATTTAAAAGACGTAACTCTTCCATTTCTTTATGAGATGATTTGCCGCCAGACGCAACAATGTAAATTAGGAGGCAGGAAATAATAAGTATCAAGAATGTAATGGAGATAATTTTATTCGGTTTCCTGTTCTGAAAATGTATTCTCTCACTTTCGTAATTTTCTTCTGATGTTGGCTTTTCGATAAGGGAAGGCATAGAGACTTAGTGTGAATAGCCTGTACATGTTTGCAATAAATATTTATAGTAGTAGGAAGAAAAATATCTGAACTGTGATTCGTATGATTTTTGTGATTACTATGATTAGGACGAGAGAACCCTTCAAGAACGAAATCAGAAAAATCATACGAATCACATAAATCACAGTTCAGACATTTGTTACATCCTCACCGCATGATTTCCACCCAGCAATTCATTGTTTAAAAACAATCCTTCCTTTATCACAGTCTCCTCATCTGTTTCATTCTTCAAGTAAAACACATCGACGAGGTAACGATCATATTTATCTTTCCCGTGCGTTTTCAGAATTAAAAACCTACAATCCTTCAAACAAGATTCTACAAATTTCTTAGAAGAGATTCCCTTTTTAGTAGAAAGCTCAGGTGCGTCTAATCCCCGTAATCTCAAGCGTTGTTCAATGGAGACTGAAAAGCCTAAGTCTATATTTACAAGTAAAGTGTCTCCGTCGATAACTCGTTCGAGATATGCTTTGTAGGTAAATAGTTCTTTTACATTAGAGTTTAGTTTGAAAGAGTAAGTCTTGTTATCCTTTGTAGATTCAATGATAGAACCAATTTTAAATTTAGAAAGATTTTCTTTTTCTTCTAGTAGGATGGAGAAACCTAAATCGAGATGAGGTAGACTGGTTGTGGTGTCGTCTTTGTATTTTCTGACAATCCTATAAGTATAGAGTTGTAAAGTTGGTCGCGCGAGTGTATTTGTTGTTGATTCAGCTTGGTTGTCTGATTTTGATTTTCCCTTTGTTCGGGCTAATTCTTGTTTGACTAGGGTTAGTAAATCGCGGCTTGATAGTTTCTTTTGAATTGCTTTTTTCTCTAGTGAAAGTCTTGCAGTTTCATTTTCAATGAGGAGTAAGCAAACGTAATCACTCCAAGATAGTTCTGAATGAAACTTACCTGATTTGTAGTATTGGTAGAATTTTCTTATATATTCAAGGTTTCTTTCGGAGAATCCTTTCGCGTATCTTCGAGTTAAGTCCTTTGATAGTTGTTTCAGAACTTGCTCTCCGTAATTGGCTCTCGCTTTTTTTCCTTGTGTGACTTCGATAATTCGTTGTCCTATTTTCCAATTCGATGATAGCACTGCTTTGTTCCAGTCTTCATTTCCCTCTTCGAGTGACTGTTCATAGATTTTGGATATGTCACTTAGAATTGTGTTATACTTGTTTGCCGAAATGCCTGAAGATTCTATTGCCATTTGTATTTTGGTATAGCGGAAACTTTATGTAGTCAAGTTAAAAATTAGTTGTTTAAAGAGTGTTCTAAAAATTGAGAATAGTCAATAAAATCAGTGGTAGAATGATGTTTTGTAGGTATAAAAGAGGGTAGGGATCGTAAAATTTTTTCTAGATTTCGCAGACAGTCTGCGAAATGTTTAAGGAGTAGTGGATATTAGCAAGTAGCCTCTGTAGGAGTAAAAATCTCCCCTAGCCCCTCTTTGCGAAAGAGGGGAAGTTGTAAAAACAAAAAAGTCCTTCTACTTCAACGCATTAGGGATCGAATGGGGTCATGTTTTTTTATCTGTTTGAAAAAACATGACCGGAATGAGAGCCCGACGGCACTTGCGGGAAAAGGTCAATAGCAAATAACAAAGAGTTGCCGGAATGCCCAAAATAAAATGTTCCAAGGGTTGGATGTGAGCAGCTTAAATGTGTACGCGAGTGGGTCAGGACGTCGGGAGAACAGTGGCGTCCCTATCTATCGCAGGCGTTGGAGATTTGATGAGAGCTGCCCCTAGTACGAGAGGACCGGGGTGGACGAACCTCTAGTGTATCTGTTGTTCCCGCCTGTGCAGCATCGAAACTTTTTGAAGAAAAAAGTTTCGGGGCTTGTTGGGTGGAAGTAGCTACGTTCGGACGGGATAACCGCTGAAAGCATATAACCCTGCCATTAGCCGCCCTTGAAGCAAGAGCTTTAAGCGGGAAGCCTCCTTAAAGATAAGATCTCCCTTCATAGGATTGCGACCCTTAGAGAGCAATCCTCCTTCTCGGAAAAAATGTTTCTAATAGTTTGACTCGGACTGAAGAGCCCGGGAAGATGACCCGGTTGATTTGAGAATGCGGTTAATGCTTGTAAGCCAGGTGAGGATTCTTTTTTCATTCTGATAGAGGAGTGAAATATACAAGTTATGAATTTTGAAGGTTATTAGAAAAAAATAAAATGTGTCAAAGTATGAGTCGAAAGGGAATGCTCTCAAAAAAAGGAATCGATTTTCTATGGAATATTTGTAACAGAGGCAACGAAAGAATATTTTTATTTCATTAAAGTTAATTTGAATA
This sequence is a window from Leptospiraceae bacterium. Protein-coding genes within it:
- a CDS encoding SpoIIE family protein phosphatase produces the protein MEMEESYQSGLQAKDNGNYTDAIKLFSQAIKSGLQKEDVFFQRAYCCSLIHKYDLAIRDLDLLIQRTENYLYYYNRGLNYLKLNFLEKSIADFTKSISLNPDYESSFYNRSLVYFRMNDFLQCIEDCNTTINLNQKHSRAFYKRGQAKIKTGDRADALRDLNQCLLIQPDFSDALKERAVLLVESGNSEAAITDLNEALKYNPNDISSKEKIRVLQETSTSFHAEEKDDSINPAFAFHIRGLAKISVGDYEGALEDYNKAIRIDPKNSQFYYYRSLAKYGRSDQAGALDDRKGAFEDQEKALKLNPEDSKAILYKAIIEANIRKNSDFVIPSNQKKLPWIEYYGVCTPAETLSGDFFFIYSDESNPNSISVTIGDVQGKGAKSAMFMSIALQLLDETRKKISEPETILKQINDILVEKTGGLNRRAKNKSLFITAAYASIENNSKCNLQYSIAGHTTPIILRNGDFIPEANLLIKEKMSLNIIKDFSYTSKSFALESGDLLIFYSDGMIEQSNSETNKSFGIDGLKNLILKNQDKPLDQLYQSLIAAIKQFSNKKLPEDDITFVGIRLK
- a CDS encoding SpoIIE family protein phosphatase; this encodes MINSEIAIQKKSRFTAFEYLIGFLVILSILVMSVTAFTYSKNTDVILSLTEDLIDQINNRVIQKTTNYLFTAVDMTELSSKVAGEGKTSLIDNPSLNSVMINVLILHPQLTMFNIANERGDFLMQKRMADGTIGTKIIDRSGRKPKVTWKYRDQLGMVIKEENIQEDIDPRKYPWYIGAKEKQGLYWSDVYIFNTGKIPGITASAPVRGNNGKLMGIFGLDIPLIEISNFLEELGKEIEGKKSGKTAIAFIVNSKGDLVAYPDITQSMIKDGEDKFRSRKVSELELNPPIVQESYKYYSETKVGKFTFELEGKGYIASYRPFPDTFEKDWTIGLVVPEDDYIGAIKESNNLMLTVSVLISLSGLFVVVFLLRIKKRLDKNNILINTQKDQLEVKNSYIQKELDMGHQVQSFLIPPTELDLGWVQVSGICYNSLDLGGDFFRIYKKSEDSFSATLGDVSGKGVGSALITTAAVSLFNQAFAKNISVSDVIGEVNSNLSSMLEMKRRSKLKFFVTSAFFSIIRKKNKMEMQICNAGHLPIIIYRDNEFIQFHENSLALGIMKDSEYNAKSLELKVGDLLIIYSDGAIEQVNPNNEQFGIERLQSLISDNSQLPPKDLTEKIYSEVSKYANGEAQSDDLTLVVVKIQT
- a CDS encoding thermonuclease family protein; its protein translation is MAIESSGISANKYNTILSDISKIYEQSLEEGNEDWNKAVLSSNWKIGQRIIEVTQGKKARANYGEQVLKQLSKDLTRRYAKGFSERNLEYIRKFYQYYKSGKFHSELSWSDYVCLLLIENETARLSLEKKAIQKKLSSRDLLTLVKQELARTKGKSKSDNQAESTTNTLARPTLQLYTYRIVRKYKDDTTTSLPHLDLGFSILLEEKENLSKFKIGSIIESTKDNKTYSFKLNSNVKELFTYKAYLERVIDGDTLLVNIDLGFSVSIEQRLRLRGLDAPELSTKKGISSKKFVESCLKDCRFLILKTHGKDKYDRYLVDVFYLKNETDEETVIKEGLFLNNELLGGNHAVRM